The Rhododendron vialii isolate Sample 1 chromosome 5a, ASM3025357v1 genome contains a region encoding:
- the LOC131326820 gene encoding receptor-like protein EIX2, translating into MIITRKSSLQLLHVFLLVVLPYLNLALSTLGSRVGDHAEIIRCIERERQALLKFKQDLIDDYGRLSSWGSTKDCCKWEGVHCSNHNTTTSHVTMLDLRGDLGGKISPSLLELHHLRYLDLSENDFSGPIPHQFSNLSNLRHLALCGNFMLNSQNLEWLSHLSLLSHLDLYGVSLSKATGWAQSISNLPLLKVLYLFDCSLPNVTHSSSIRSNYSMSLSFIDLSYNSLSSSIFNWLLNFSSSLVDINLARNELKVNNLTEELHKFLEKLSGAKNSLESLVLIDNRLQGPLPDFTRFSLLGELNLCIISKAHFSNLFSLSDLGFSYNALTINFSFDWIDGLLPDLSLSFQDIPGIGIGIGIGIDLSYNLLTGPIPLVPQSVSSLNLSKNKFRGSLSFLCAITGEWLKYLDLSNNGLSGELPYCLSRFKRVSIISLATNNLYGEIPSSIGSLSQIQTLNLRNNNLSGEVPSSLKRCTMLGIIDFRGNRFTGKVPTWLGTHLTSLLVLILRSNETNNYDPFVYYSLFDIHFGTNQWDSTLKFNLPWRTVVDEAALMTAPT; encoded by the exons ATGATCATCACGCGCAAAAGCTCTCTTCAACTTCTCCATGTTTTTCTCCTTGTGGTATTACCATACTTGAACCTTGCACTCTCCACCTTGGGATCAAGAGTTGGAGATCATGCTGAAATAATCAGGTgcatagagagggagagacaagCTCTCCTCAAGTTCAAGCAAGATCTTATCGACGATTATGGTCGTCTCTCTTCTTGGGGGAGTACTAAAGACTGTTGCAAATGGGAAGGGGTCCACTGCAGCAACCACAATACTACTACAAGTCACGTCACCATGCTCGATCTTCGTGGTGATCTGGGAGGTAAGATTAGCCCTTCATTGCTTGAATTACACCATTTGAGGTACTTGGACCTTAGTGAGAATGACTTTTCTGGCCCAATTCCTCATCAGTTTAGCAACCTTTCCAACTTGAGGCACCTTGCTCTCTGCGGGAATTTTATGCTGAATAGCCAAAACCTTGAGTGGCTTTCTCATCTTTCTTTACTAAGTCACCTTGACCTTTATGGGGTTTCACTCAGTAAAGCAACTGGTTGGGCTCAATCCATCAGCAATCTCCCTCTCCTCAAAGTGTTGTACTTGTTTGATTGTTCCCTTCCTAATGTCACTCATTCATCCTCGATCCGTTCTAACTATTCTATGTCCCTATCCTTCATTGATCTTTCTTACAATAGTCTATCTTCTTCGATATTCAATTGGTTGCTAAACTTTAGTAGCAGCCTTGTTGATATCAACCTCGCAAGGAACGAGTTAAAAG TTAATAATCTAACGGAAGAGCTTCACAAGTTTCTGGAAAAGTTGTCTGGGGCAAAGAATTCATTAGAGAGTTTGGTTTTAATTGACAACCGACTTCAAGGCCCATTGCCTGATTTCACTAGATTTTCTCTGTTGGGAGAATTGAACCTTT GCATAATCTCTAAAGCCCACTTCTCCAATCTCTTCAGTTTGTCCGATTTGGGCTTCTCTTATAATGCACTTACTATTAATTTCAGTTTTGATTGG ATTGACGGCTTGTTGCCGGATCTTTCTTTAAGTTTTCAGGATATTCCaggaataggaataggaataggaataggaatagaTTTAAGTTATAATCTTCTTACTGGTCCAATACCACTAGTTCCTCAGAGTGTATCATCTTTGAATCTCTCCAAGAATAAGTTTAGAGGCTCGCTTTCTTTCTTATGCGCAATAACTGGAGAGTGGCTCAAATAtcttgatctttcaaataatGGACTATCAGGAGAGCTTCCATATTGTTTGTCCCGCTTCAAAAGAGTATCTATCATTAGCTTGGCAACCAATAATTTGTACGGGGAAATTCCGAGCTCCATTGGCTCGCTAAGTCAAATTCAAACATTGAACTTGCGCAATAACAATTTGTCCGGGGAAGTGCCTTCTTCTCTTAAGAGATGCACAATGCTGGGTATTATTGACTTCAGAGGAAATAGATTCACAGGAAAAGTACCAACATGGTTGGGGACACACCTAACAAGTTTGCTTGTCCTTATTCTTCGATCCAATGAG ACTAACAATTATGACCCATTTGTCTATTACTCTCTGTTTGATATACATTTTGGAACCAA TCAGTGGGACTCAACTTTAAAATTCAATTTGCCATGGAGGACGGTTGTTGATGAAGCAGCTTTGATGACAGCTCCGACCTag
- the LOC131326821 gene encoding receptor-like protein EIX1, with translation MRKDLETTIMWPSEILREFKSFAVFGVLSELNLCNNLLSGSFPKNIGNYPSLVDLDLSRNQLTGSVPDLSVFPSLRSLFLESNQLNGTIDRNIGQLYELEAFSCAFNSLKGIISEPHFSNLSSLSDLDFSYDALTINFSFDWDLSPSLNFLNLSHNQIDGLLPDLSLSFQDIPGIGIGIGIDLSYNLLTGPIPLVPPSVSSLNLSKNKFRGSLSFLCAITGEWLKYLDLSNNGLSGELPYCLSRFKRVSIISLATNNLYGEIPSSIGSLSQIQTLNLRNNNLSGEVPSLKRCTMLGIIAFRGNRFTGKVPTWLGTHLTSLLVLILQSDEFKGSMPPQICHLNNIQILDLSHNHLS, from the exons ATGAGGAAAGACTTGGAGACAACAATAAT GTGGCCATCCGAAATCCTTCGTGAATTCAAGTCATTTGCAGTTTTTGGGGTTCTGTCAG AATTGAACCTTTGTAATAATCTGTTGAGTGGGTCGTTCCCAAAAAACATTGGAAACTATCCGAGTCTTGTTGATTTGGATCTGTCGAGGAATCAACTTACAGGATCAGTCCCAGATCTTTCAGTGTTTCCATCATTGCGAAGCTTATTTCTTGAAAGCAACCAATTGAATGGGACTATAGACAGAAACATTGGACAGCTTTACGAACTTGAGGCTTTCTCCTGTGCTTTCAACTCATTGAAAGGCATAATCTCTGAACCCCACTTCTCCAATCTCTCCAGTTTGTCCGATTTGGACTTTTCTTATGATGCACTAACTATTAATTTCAGTTTTGATTGG GATCTATCGCCTAGTTTGAATTTTCTAAATCTCTCACATAACCAGATTGACGGCTTGTTGCCGGATCTATCTTTAAGTTTTCAGGATATTCCaggaataggaataggaataggaatagaTTTAAGTTATAATCTTCTTACTGGTCCAATACCACTAGTTCCTCCGAGTGTATCATCTTTGAATCTCTCCAAGAATAAGTTTAGAGGCTCGCTTTCTTTCTTATGCGCAATAACTGGAGAGTGGCTCAAATAtcttgatctttcaaataatGGACTATCAGGAGAGCTTCCATATTGTTTGTCCCGCTTCAAAAGAGTATCTATCATTAGCTTGGCAACCAATAATTTGTACGGGGAAATTCCGAGCTCCATTGGCTCGCTAAGTCAAATTCAAACATTGAACTTGCGCAATAACAATTTGTCCGGGGAAGTGCCTTCTCTTAAGAGATGCACAATGCTGGGTATTATTGCCTTCAGAGGAAATCGATTCACAGGAAAAGTACCAACATGGTTGGGGACACACCTAACAAGTTTGCTTGTCCTTATTCTTCAATCCGATGAGTTTAAGGGAAGCATGCCTCCGCAAATATGTCATCTTAACAACATTCAAATCTTGGACTTATCCCATAATCATTTATCATGA